In one window of Drosophila mauritiana strain mau12 chromosome X, ASM438214v1, whole genome shotgun sequence DNA:
- the LOC117148005 gene encoding uncharacterized protein LOC117148005: MAVLGSLFLLSMLDMKTLNLTRLDGLLVEPTRDLAQLELWLQAGSDHRDEENPYVQWFLQRTEIPLSIVSYQENRYWMDDPFGRRNLVLVMSLDQLLTNRGAAAPIQKADTFFYILADQDKDLSADEQLRLEGSCRQLWTQHKVYNRFFLTRDGVWIYDPFKRRDSAFGRLVRYYGSETLDKLLFRDMAGYPLRIQMFRSVYTRPEFDKDSGLLTRVTGVDFLVAQMLRERLNFTMLLQQPEKDYFGERYANGSYNGAIGSIINDGLDICLTGFFVKDYLVQQYMDFTVAVYDDELCIYVPKASRIPQSILPIFAVGYDIWLGFVLTAFACALIWLTLRVINLKLRIVSLGNQHILGQALGIVVDTWVVWVRLNLSHLPASYAERMFIGTLCLVSVIFGAIFESSLATVYIHPLYYRDINTMQELDESGLKVVYKYSSMADDLFFSETSPLFASLNNKLTWNRDLRADVIDEVARFRNKAGVSRYTSLILESSRFTLLNKIWVVPECPKYYTISYVMPRDSPWEDAVNALLLRFLNAGLIVKWIQDEKSWVDIKMRSSILQADAESELVRVLTIGDLQLAFYVVIGGNLLAFLGFLVEHFRRKLQKKGV, from the exons ATGGCGGTGCTTGGATCGCTTTTCCTGCTTTCCATGCTGGACATGAAAACGCTGAACTTGACCCGGCTGGATGGACTGCTGGTGGAACCCACCAGGGATTTGGCACAGCTGGAACTTTGGCTGCAAGCGGGTTCAGATCATCGGGACGAGGAGAATCCCTATGTCCAGTGGTTTCTGCAACGAACGGAAATTCCGCTGAGCATCGTTAGCTATCAGGAGAATCGCTATTGGATGGACGATCCGTTTGGCCGAAGAAATCTAGTCCTGGTCATGAGTTTGGATCAACTTTTGACCAATCGTGGAGCGGCTGCACCGATTCAGAAAGCTGATACCTTCTTCTACATCCTGGCAGATCAAGACAAAGACCTGTCCGCGGATGAACAACTCCGTTTGGAGGGCAGCTGTCGACAGTTGTGGACGCAGCACAAGGTCTACAATCGCTTTTTCCTGACCAGAGATGGTGTGTGGATCTATGATCCCTTCAAGCGTCGCGATTCCGCCTTTGGACGATTGGTGCGATATTACGGCTCGGAGACCCTGGATAAGCTGCTCTTCCGCGACATGGCTGGCTATCCACTGCGCATCCAGATGTTTAGGTCCGTCTACACTCGTCCGGAATTCGATAAGGATTCCGGTCTGCTGACCAGAGTCACTGGCGTGGACTTTCTGGTGGCCCAAATGCTCAGGGAGCGATTGAATTTCACCATGCTACTGCAGCAGCCGGAAAAAGATTACTTTGG AGAACGCTATGCGAATGGGAGCTACAATGGCGCCATCGGTTCGATCATCAACGATGGCCTGGACATTTGCCTCACGGGATTCTTCGTCAAGGATTACCTGGTGCAGCAGTACATGGACTTCACTGTGGCCGTGTACGACGATGAGTTGTGCATATATGTGCCGAAAGCCAGTCGTATACCGCAATCGATATTGCCCATATTTGCAGTTGGCTATGATATTTGGCTGGGATTCGTGCTGACCGCCTTTGCTTGTGCTCTCATTTGGCTAACATTGCGGGTGATTAATCTGAAGCTGAGGATAGTGAGTCTGGGCAATCAGCATATTTTGGGACAGGCATTGGGCATTGTGGTGGATACTTGGGTGGTTTGGGTGCGACTCAACTTGAGTCACCTGCCAGCGAGCTATGCCGAAAGGATGTTCATTGGAACGCTGTGTCTGGTGAGCGTGATATTCGGCGCGATTTTCGAGTCCAGCTTGGCCACGGTGTATATACATCCATTGTACTATAGGGATATAAATACCATGCAGGAGTTGGATGAAAGCGGCTTGAAGGTGGTCTACAAATACTCATCCATGGCGGATGATTTGTTCTTCAGCGAAACATCGCCATTATTCGCGAGTCTCAATAATAAACTCACCTGGAATCGAGATCTACGTGCGGATGTCATCGATGAGGTGGCCAGATTTAGAAACAAGGCTGGAGTCTCCAGATATACCTCCTTGATATTGGAATCCTCGCGGTTCACGCTGCTCAATAAGATTTGGGTGGTACCCGAGTGTCCCAAGTACTATACCATCTCGTATGTGATGCCGAGGGATTCGCCCTGGGAAGATGCTGTAAATGCTTTGCTTTTGAGATTCCTGAATGCTGGACTGATTGTCAAATGGATCCAGGACGAGAAGTCCTGGGTGGACATCAAAATGAGGTCGAGCATCCTGCAAGCCGATGCCGAATCCGAGCTTGTGAGGGTCCTAACTATTGGGGATCTGCAGTTGGCCTTCTACGTGGTCATCGGGGGTAATTTGTTGGCTTTCCTCGGCTTTCTCGTCGAGCATTTCAGGCGAAAACTGCAAAAGAAAGGGGTATAG